DNA from Terriglobus sp. TAA 43:
TCCCGCGCGGCGACCGCTTCGTGATCCTCGCTTCCCACTTCAGAGGGATGTCCCTTCCCTCGACGCCCTGTATCGCCAACTGACGAAAACGGCGTTTATCGTTACTTATGCAGCAAGGAGGGATTGTGCAGATATTCAGCAGTCTTTTCAGGCAGACGTTTGGTCACGGCAGGACCTGTGTGGTGATTGCGGGCCTAGCGGCGGCACACTTCCCTGGCGCTACGCTCTGGGGACGACTTTCCTTGGGGCAGGAAGCTAAGAGTGAGGTGGTGGACACGAAGCCGCAGCATTTTGAGACGGTCTCCATTCGCCCGACCCCAGAGGATAGTTCGGGAACCTTGGTGAATGCGCAAGGTGTGGCGTTCCGTGTGCATGCCATTCCATTGGCGGTGCTGGTTCAGATGGCATTCGGACTTAATCCGAATCAATTAATCGTGCCGGACTGGGCACATGAAGCGAAATTCGACATCGAGGCCAAGACAGGAGTGGAAGCACGCTTAACACCTGAGGAGATGAAGCCACTCTTGCAGGCAATGCTGGCGGAGCGATTCGGGATGCAATATCACCGCGAAACGCGCGAGATTCGGGGCTATGACATGACTGTGGCAAAAAAAGGACTGAAATTGATTCCGGCTGCGCCCGAGGCTACAAGAGGTGGAACCGCCGGACCAACACTGATATCGATGCCAAGCGCGACCCTGGGGGCGTTAGCTGACATGCTTGCCGCTCGAGTGAGTTTGCCAGTGAGGGATAAGACCGGAGTCGAAGGCAACTACAAGGTCGAATTGCATTTTGCTCGTGAGGATGACCCGGAGCCGATGTTGCCTTCAATCTCAGACGCTCTGAACGACACTATGGGGCTGAAGTTGGTTCCGTCGAAGGTGCCAGTCCAAATGGTTGTTATCGACTCTCTGTCCCGAGTCCCAACGGAGAACTGATTCCGCCGTAGTAATCAGTCTCGAGAAGTCGGCTTGTCGTCAGTGATCTGGGCAAGCTTTCG
Protein-coding regions in this window:
- a CDS encoding TIGR03435 family protein codes for the protein MDTKPQHFETVSIRPTPEDSSGTLVNAQGVAFRVHAIPLAVLVQMAFGLNPNQLIVPDWAHEAKFDIEAKTGVEARLTPEEMKPLLQAMLAERFGMQYHRETREIRGYDMTVAKKGLKLIPAAPEATRGGTAGPTLISMPSATLGALADMLAARVSLPVRDKTGVEGNYKVELHFAREDDPEPMLPSISDALNDTMGLKLVPSKVPVQMVVIDSLSRVPTEN